CGCGGCCTGCATGGTGGGCAGGGCGACGTTGACGATGCTGATGTCCAGGATGGTGATGAAGCTGCCCAGGTTGACGGCGAACACCAGGGCGCGGCGGCGATTGGGGGTCATTGCGGATGGCCGGGAAAGGAGGGGAAAGCGTATTCTATTAAGTGACTGACCGTCGGTCAATAAATAAAAGGACGCATTCCCAAACGGCACGCCAGGCGCGGCCTCTGCACTGCAGATCGTTGAAAATGAAAGGATTCCCGCTCGCCGCCTACTGCAGCTTGATGCCCAGTTCCTTGATCAGCGGGGCCATCTCGGCGCGGTCGGCCGCGATGGTGTCGGCCAGTTCCTGCGCGCTGCCGCCGATCGGAATCATGCCCAGCGTCGCCATCTGCGCCCGCATCGCGGGCTCCTTCAGGATTTCCGCCACCGATTGCTGGATCCGCGCCACGCGGTCGGCCGGCACGCCGGCGGGCGCCATCAGGCCGATCCACGGTTGCGGCGCGTAGTCGCCCATGCCCGATTCGCGCAGCGTGGGCGTGTCCGGCAGGCCGGGAAAGCGTTCCGGGCTGGTGATGGCCAGCGCGCGCAGGCGGCCGCTGTCGATCAGGCCTTTGGAGCTGGACGGCGCGTCCAGCCCCACGTCGAGCTGGCCGCCGATCAGGTCGTTCTGCGTCTTGCCCGACGAGGACGACGGGATGTACAGCGCCTTGATTCCGGCGCGCCGCGCCGTCTGTTCCCACACCAGGTGGAACGCGGTGCCGACGGAGAACGAGCCCACCGTCAGGTTGCGCGTCTTGCTCTCGCGCACGAAGTCCTGCCAGGTCTTGATCGGGCTGTCGCTGGGCACGATGAAGATGAACGGCGTGCGCGCCACCAGCGCCACCGGCTGCAGGTCCTTTTGCGGATCGAACGGCAGGTGATCGACCGCGAACGGCACGATGGTCACCGACGAGGCCACCACCATGCCCAGCGTGTAGCCGTCCGGCGCCGACTTGACCAGCGCGCCGGTGCTGATGATGCCGGATGCGCCGGGCTTGTTTTCCACCACCACCGCCTGGCCCCAGGCGGTGGACAGCTTGCTGGCGAGCACGCGCAGCATCACGTCCACCGGACCGCCCGGCGGATTGGAGACGATGATCTTGACCGGCTTGTCCGGAAAGGCCGCGCCGGCGGCCGCGGGCAGCAGCAGGACGAGCGCGATGGCAAGTTGCTTGAGCATTGGTATTCCCCTTGTCGATGTTGGACGCGCCGGGTCATGCGCCCGGCGCGGTGCTTCAGGCCAGCGGTTCCAGGTGCGGCGCGGGCGGCCATGCGGGCGCCTCGCCGCGGATGAAGGCGATCCAGGCGCGCTGCGTGGTCCGCGCCAGCGCGGCGGCCTGCGTCGGCGCCAGCCCGCGCAGCATGGGCGCGGCGGCGAAGGCCTCGAGCGTGCCGAAGACGAACGGCAGTTCGATGCAATGGCAGGCCTGGAAGCGCGCCGTGGGCGCCACGTCGAAGCGCGCCAGCCACGCCCGCCGGCCCTGGGCGATGGCGTCCGCGGCCCACTGCCGCGAGGGCGCGCCGAACACGGCTTCGCTGGCCAGTGCGCAGTCGGGACCGTCGCCGCCGGGAAAGGCCGCCATTTCGTCGCGGGTATAGCTGACCAGCACGTCGGCGCGGCCGGCCGCCTGCCGCAAGGCCGGCGCGATGTCGGCGGGCAGCACCGCGCCATCGAGCGCCGGGCCGAACAGGCTGCGGCGGCTGCCTTCGGCCTCCAGGGCCGCCACCACCTCGGGCGCCTGCTGCGCGGCCAGCAGCCGCTCGACCGGCAGCGCGCGGGCCTGTTCGAGCGTGTCGGCGCCGGCGGCGGCCAGGAACACCCGGCCCAGCGCCGCGGCCTGCGCACTGCTGCGAAAGCCGCGGCCGAGCGCGGCGCTTTGCAGGATGGCGCGGCCAAAGCGCGGCCGCCGCGCCAGCATGGCGCAGATCGACGAAGCGCCGGCCGACTGGCCCATCAGCGTGACGCGGGCCGGATCGCCGCCCAGGTCCTGGATGTGGTCCAGCACCCAGTCAATGGCGCATTCCTGGTCCAGCAGCCCGACGTTGGCGGTCTGGCCCGGCAGGTGCAGCCAGCCCAGCGCGGCCAGCCGGTAGTTCACCGCCACCACCACCACGTCGCCCAGCGCCGCCAGGCGCGCGCCGTCGTACCAGTCGAGCGCGCCGCCGCTTTGCCAGGCGCCGCCATGCAGCCACACGACCACCGGCCGGCGGCGCTCGTCGGCGGCGGGCGTCCACACCGTCAGGTGCAGGCAGTCTTCGGATTGCGGCGCGTCGAAGTCGCCCATGGCGCCGCGCAGGCGCGAGGGCAGTTGCGGCGCCACGCTGCCGGGGCGGGTGGCATCGCGCGGCCCGCGCCAGCGGGCCGGCTCGGGCGGCGCGAAGCGCAACGCGCCCACCGGCGGCTCGGCATAGGGGATGGCGCTGAAGCGGCAGACGCCGCCCTCGCGCAGGCCGGTCAACCTGCCGGTGCGCAGGTCGGCCTGAACGGTGTCAGTCATGGTCTTGTCCCTTGTCGTCTTGGTTTCCGGCGGACGGCGTGCAGGGCCGCCGTCCGCTCGGGACTATGGTAGGGACGAATGGGGGCGGGCAGGCATGCCGGTTTCGATCCGGGCCATGCGCAACCCGCATACCTGCGCGGCCGGGCCTACTTCAGGATGCGCGCATCCATGCTGTTGTCGGCCAGCGCCTGGGCCTGCGCCTGGCTCATGCCCAGGTGTTCGTAGAGTGCGTGGAAGTTCTCGGTGACGTAACCGCCGAAGTAGGCCGGATCGTCGGAATTGACCGTGACCTTCACGCCGGCGTCCAGCAGCGACAGGATGTTGTGCTGCGACATGTGCTCGAACACGCGCAGGCGGGTGTTCGACAGCGGGCACACGGTCAGCGGGATCTGTTCGTCGATCAGGCGCGCCATCAGGCGCGGGTCCTCGGCGGCGCGCACGCCGTGGTCGATGCGCAGCACCTTGAGCAGGTCCAGCGCTTCCCAGATGTATTCGGGCGGGCCTTCCTCGCCGGCATGGGCCACGGCCGGCAGGCCTTCGGCGCGGGCGCGGTCGAAGACGCGCTGGAACAGGCGCGGCGGAAAGCCCTTTTCGCTGCTGTCCAGGCCGACGGCGATGAAAGCGTCGCGATACGGCAGCGCTTCTGCCAGCGTGCGCATGGCCTGTTCCTCGGGCAGGTGGCGCAGGAAGCTGAGGATCAGGCCGCTGCTGATGCCAAGCTTTTTGCGGCCGTCTTGCAGCGCCTGGCTGATGCCGTCCAGCACCACCTTGAACGGCACGCCGCGGTCGGTGTGGGTCT
The window above is part of the Achromobacter deleyi genome. Proteins encoded here:
- a CDS encoding Bug family tripartite tricarboxylate transporter substrate binding protein encodes the protein MLKQLAIALVLLLPAAAGAAFPDKPVKIIVSNPPGGPVDVMLRVLASKLSTAWGQAVVVENKPGASGIISTGALVKSAPDGYTLGMVVASSVTIVPFAVDHLPFDPQKDLQPVALVARTPFIFIVPSDSPIKTWQDFVRESKTRNLTVGSFSVGTAFHLVWEQTARRAGIKALYIPSSSSGKTQNDLIGGQLDVGLDAPSSSKGLIDSGRLRALAITSPERFPGLPDTPTLRESGMGDYAPQPWIGLMAPAGVPADRVARIQQSVAEILKEPAMRAQMATLGMIPIGGSAQELADTIAADRAEMAPLIKELGIKLQ
- a CDS encoding carboxylesterase family protein — protein: MTDTVQADLRTGRLTGLREGGVCRFSAIPYAEPPVGALRFAPPEPARWRGPRDATRPGSVAPQLPSRLRGAMGDFDAPQSEDCLHLTVWTPAADERRRPVVVWLHGGAWQSGGALDWYDGARLAALGDVVVVAVNYRLAALGWLHLPGQTANVGLLDQECAIDWVLDHIQDLGGDPARVTLMGQSAGASSICAMLARRPRFGRAILQSAALGRGFRSSAQAAALGRVFLAAAGADTLEQARALPVERLLAAQQAPEVVAALEAEGSRRSLFGPALDGAVLPADIAPALRQAAGRADVLVSYTRDEMAAFPGGDGPDCALASEAVFGAPSRQWAADAIAQGRRAWLARFDVAPTARFQACHCIELPFVFGTLEAFAAAPMLRGLAPTQAAALARTTQRAWIAFIRGEAPAWPPAPHLEPLA
- a CDS encoding adenosine deaminase, whose translation is MYDWLNTLPKAELHLHLEGTLEPELLFRLAHRNGVALPWPDMDALRAAYDYGNLQEFLDLYYRGADVLRTEQDFYDLTWDYLVKCHEQNVVHTEPFFDPQTHTDRGVPFKVVLDGISQALQDGRKKLGISSGLILSFLRHLPEEQAMRTLAEALPYRDAFIAVGLDSSEKGFPPRLFQRVFDRARAEGLPAVAHAGEEGPPEYIWEALDLLKVLRIDHGVRAAEDPRLMARLIDEQIPLTVCPLSNTRLRVFEHMSQHNILSLLDAGVKVTVNSDDPAYFGGYVTENFHALYEHLGMSQAQAQALADNSMDARILK